The proteins below are encoded in one region of Bdellovibrio bacteriovorus:
- a CDS encoding matrixin family metalloprotease codes for MLKWLGTALVLITVISIQACAPKSQEDCGFVQNVYGERISWKSDVPVTMYIHAQVPDSMIPAILKAADTWEKTAGRKLFNIITSTRYTGPINPHKDSVNVIYLMSSWEDNRASEQGRTSVYWIGDQIKEADIRLNAADFGFYWNGQTLTRAAKADRQGSAPVNIEALVLHEMGHVLGLKHKDGAGSVMATYLASGDDRVNLAGADQTALQCEY; via the coding sequence ATGTTGAAGTGGCTTGGGACCGCGTTGGTCCTTATTACAGTTATATCGATTCAAGCCTGTGCGCCGAAGTCTCAAGAAGACTGCGGTTTCGTGCAAAACGTGTATGGCGAACGCATCTCTTGGAAAAGCGATGTTCCCGTGACGATGTATATCCACGCGCAAGTTCCTGACTCTATGATTCCAGCAATCTTAAAAGCGGCTGATACTTGGGAAAAAACCGCAGGTCGCAAACTCTTTAATATCATCACAAGCACTCGTTACACGGGTCCGATCAATCCTCACAAGGACAGCGTTAACGTGATCTATTTAATGTCTTCTTGGGAGGACAACCGCGCTTCCGAACAAGGTCGCACAAGTGTTTATTGGATCGGGGATCAAATTAAAGAAGCAGATATCCGTCTAAATGCCGCTGATTTCGGATTTTACTGGAACGGTCAAACTCTGACTAGAGCTGCAAAAGCAGATCGTCAGGGCTCAGCTCCAGTCAATATCGAAGCGCTTGTTTTGCACGAAATGGGACACGTTTTGGGCCTGAAGCACAAAGATGGCGCGGGTTCCGTGATGGCAACGTATTTAGCGAGTGGTGACGATCGCGTGAACTTAGCGGGAGCCGATCAAACGGCTCTCCAGTGCGAATACTAA
- a CDS encoding isocitrate/isopropylmalate dehydrogenase family protein: protein MTKLTVIPGDGIGPEIMTQVIRVLKHVRAPFEYEEHQAGEVALHTLGELLPQNTVDSINANKLAIKGPTTTPVGGGHKSINVTMRQKFDLYANVRPVRSLPGVNCVCNDVDLTIVRENTEDLYAGIERMVDEDTAESIKRITRKGSERIARYAYDLAQRTGRNRMAIVHKANIMKMSDGLFLKVAQEVGWQYPEITTKDVIVDNACMQLVTKPQQFDVIVTENLYGDILSDLCAGLVGGLGVVPGANIGEKAAIFEAVHGSAPDIAGQNKANPTALLQSAVMMLQHVHENAKADAIMKALVAALSDVNARTGDLGGKGTTVSFTDAIIQKLG from the coding sequence ATGACTAAACTCACAGTGATTCCTGGTGATGGTATTGGTCCTGAGATCATGACTCAGGTGATCCGCGTTCTTAAACACGTTAGAGCTCCTTTTGAATATGAAGAACATCAAGCCGGCGAAGTGGCTTTGCACACTTTGGGCGAACTTCTTCCACAAAACACTGTGGATTCAATCAATGCAAATAAACTGGCGATCAAAGGTCCAACGACAACTCCCGTCGGTGGCGGTCACAAATCTATCAATGTGACGATGAGACAAAAATTCGATCTTTACGCGAACGTCCGCCCGGTTCGCTCTTTGCCTGGTGTGAACTGTGTTTGTAACGACGTGGATTTGACGATCGTTCGTGAAAACACGGAAGACTTGTATGCCGGTATCGAGCGCATGGTCGATGAAGACACTGCAGAAAGTATTAAGCGCATCACTCGCAAAGGTTCTGAGCGTATTGCGCGTTACGCTTATGATCTTGCTCAACGCACAGGTCGCAATCGCATGGCCATCGTTCATAAAGCGAACATCATGAAAATGTCCGACGGTCTTTTCTTGAAAGTGGCTCAAGAAGTCGGTTGGCAATATCCAGAGATCACAACCAAAGATGTGATCGTCGATAATGCTTGTATGCAACTTGTGACGAAGCCTCAACAGTTTGACGTGATCGTGACTGAAAATCTTTACGGAGATATCTTAAGTGATCTTTGTGCGGGCCTTGTCGGCGGATTAGGTGTTGTTCCAGGCGCGAACATTGGTGAAAAAGCCGCGATCTTCGAAGCGGTTCATGGATCAGCACCGGATATCGCGGGACAAAACAAAGCCAATCCAACGGCTTTGCTTCAGTCCGCAGTCATGATGCTTCAGCATGTTCATGAAAATGCAAAAGCCGATGCCATTATGAAAGCTCTCGTTGCAGCATTATCTGATGTGAACGCGCGCACGGGCGATCTTGGTGGTAAAGGAACAACCGTTTCCTTCACCGACGCTATTATTCAAAAGCTAGGATAA
- a CDS encoding coenzyme F420-0:L-glutamate ligase, whose translation MTKTMMITPIQTDVFHQGDDLVEFIIRSVDPLLWKEKTILAITSKIVSIAENRFESLDNIDKKSLIRREADHYLGEIGHGVSLTIKHGLMLPAAGIDESNSENGDYILYPLDPSASAEKIRSALCARLGLKDLGVLLTDSRTGPLRLGVTGVTLSLAGFQPLRNMIGQEDIFGRPLKMTKINVADSLAAAAVLMMGEANERCPLALLSGANVEFTEHPRREDWEVPMNDDMYLPLYQHLLK comes from the coding sequence GTGACTAAAACGATGATGATCACCCCGATTCAAACTGACGTCTTTCATCAAGGCGATGACTTAGTGGAGTTCATCATCCGTTCCGTCGATCCTCTGTTATGGAAAGAAAAAACAATTCTGGCGATCACTTCCAAGATCGTCAGCATTGCCGAAAATCGCTTTGAGTCTCTGGATAACATCGATAAGAAATCTTTGATTCGTCGTGAAGCGGATCACTACCTGGGAGAAATCGGTCACGGCGTCAGTTTGACGATCAAGCACGGTCTTATGTTACCTGCCGCCGGTATTGACGAATCCAATTCTGAAAATGGCGACTACATCCTTTATCCCTTAGACCCCTCTGCTTCCGCTGAGAAAATTCGTTCTGCACTTTGTGCACGCTTAGGTCTTAAAGACTTAGGAGTTCTTTTAACAGACTCTCGAACTGGACCTTTACGCTTGGGGGTCACCGGAGTGACTTTGTCGCTGGCTGGTTTTCAACCTCTTCGCAATATGATCGGGCAAGAAGACATCTTTGGTCGTCCTTTGAAGATGACAAAGATCAATGTGGCCGACAGCCTGGCTGCGGCCGCCGTTTTGATGATGGGCGAAGCCAATGAGCGCTGTCCGTTAGCTCTTCTTTCTGGCGCAAATGTCGAATTCACGGAACATCCACGTCGCGAAGACTGGGAAGTGCCCATGAACGACGACATGTATCTTCCCTTGTACCAGCATCTTCTTAAGTAA
- a CDS encoding sensor histidine kinase: MSKTTSHILKNRALLWLGIFCGMSLLIGALSFAYEVHSAKTSVERYVGIWEDDIARAKIFQGDPSLQNKILKQLKEVHAAVGTTEVQNPEQLTCTFSTDVPITYNSLPSGSMRVCFSSVDLALRSLLSPVFMVGILLSFFFMGFAIRREFLSRLHEQKLEAELALNKEIASISRQVAHDIRGPLMALTTLSRLSHEMSSEKKELLNLAVSRIGGIAEDLLNKGKKQEKALSAESRKADDLSLVTETLLKEYRFSHPDVTFTLHKHIRSSEVPVALEAIKVQRILSNLLNNSLEALPAVEASINLTLLERDEHWLLQIMDNGSGIPEEVLPKLMQEGFTHGKENGHGLGLYDAKKTLESIGGELQLRSRLGVGTQVVLLFPKNPEAQAQIS, encoded by the coding sequence ATGAGCAAAACCACTTCCCATATTCTTAAAAACCGCGCCCTGCTTTGGCTGGGGATCTTTTGCGGTATGAGCCTGCTAATAGGAGCTTTAAGTTTTGCTTACGAAGTCCATTCAGCAAAGACATCCGTTGAACGCTATGTTGGAATATGGGAAGACGACATTGCGCGCGCCAAGATCTTTCAAGGCGATCCAAGTCTGCAAAATAAGATTCTAAAGCAGCTTAAAGAAGTTCACGCGGCGGTCGGTACGACGGAAGTTCAAAATCCCGAACAGTTGACCTGCACGTTTTCCACAGATGTGCCGATCACTTACAACTCTTTACCATCGGGAAGCATGCGCGTCTGCTTTAGCTCGGTGGATTTGGCTTTGCGTTCCTTACTGTCCCCCGTATTCATGGTTGGAATCCTCTTAAGTTTCTTCTTCATGGGCTTTGCGATTCGTCGCGAATTTTTAAGTCGTTTGCATGAACAAAAGCTTGAGGCAGAGCTGGCTTTGAATAAAGAAATCGCCAGCATCTCACGCCAGGTCGCCCATGATATTCGTGGCCCCTTAATGGCATTAACAACCTTAAGCCGTCTGTCTCACGAGATGAGCTCTGAAAAGAAAGAGCTTTTAAATCTTGCCGTATCCCGCATCGGCGGCATTGCCGAAGACCTTCTTAATAAAGGCAAAAAACAGGAAAAGGCCCTCTCTGCAGAGTCACGCAAAGCGGATGATTTGTCTTTGGTGACCGAGACACTTTTAAAGGAATATCGATTTTCTCATCCAGATGTGACCTTCACCTTGCATAAACATATTCGCAGTTCCGAGGTCCCGGTCGCTTTAGAAGCGATCAAAGTTCAACGCATTCTAAGCAATCTATTAAATAATTCTTTAGAAGCTTTGCCAGCAGTGGAAGCCTCGATCAACCTGACTTTGTTAGAGCGAGATGAACACTGGCTATTGCAAATCATGGATAATGGCAGTGGTATTCCTGAGGAAGTTCTTCCGAAGCTGATGCAAGAAGGCTTTACGCACGGAAAAGAAAATGGTCATGGCTTAGGTCTTTACGACGCTAAAAAAACTTTAGAGTCCATCGGTGGCGAACTGCAATTGCGCTCAAGACTTGGGGTGGGAACGCAAGTGGTTTTACTGTTCCCTAAAAACCCAGAAGCGCAAGCACAGATCTCTTAA
- a CDS encoding Hsp33 family molecular chaperone HslO: MSKERVHRFVSKDLTVRIAAVNATEVVKHMQDLQHTYPLATVAVGRSMVGAILMASQLKDGQMVGLLFRGNGALQSVYAEASYDGHVRGYTPNPQYQPPSYDNGLSLKEAIGNGTLSVARHQPFQKQPFHGTVELVSGEIGQDIAHYLHQSHQIRSLVSLGVYLDTFGKVQAAGGVLIEVMPGVEDSVVERIQQNYEDKKPNISKMLMEGATPEQLVAPFMDGIPFEELEHDKSLEYFCPCTKDRVVRALETLGEEELQDMINKNEEADVTCQICGKPYKVSVPEIQDIKNRIHKESMH, encoded by the coding sequence ATGAGTAAAGAGCGTGTTCATCGTTTTGTTTCTAAAGATTTAACTGTGCGTATTGCCGCAGTGAACGCGACTGAAGTTGTGAAGCATATGCAAGACCTCCAGCACACGTATCCATTGGCAACAGTAGCGGTGGGCCGCAGCATGGTCGGCGCCATTTTGATGGCGTCACAGTTGAAGGACGGCCAAATGGTAGGGCTTCTTTTCCGTGGGAACGGAGCTTTGCAAAGCGTCTATGCTGAAGCGTCTTATGATGGTCATGTGCGTGGCTACACTCCGAATCCACAGTATCAACCCCCAAGCTATGACAATGGCTTGAGTCTGAAAGAGGCCATTGGTAACGGCACATTGAGTGTGGCTCGTCATCAGCCTTTTCAAAAGCAACCTTTCCACGGAACGGTGGAATTAGTCAGCGGCGAAATCGGGCAAGACATTGCGCACTACTTGCATCAATCGCATCAGATCCGTTCTTTGGTTTCCTTAGGTGTGTACTTAGATACTTTTGGTAAAGTGCAAGCGGCGGGCGGTGTTTTGATTGAAGTCATGCCGGGCGTGGAAGACTCTGTGGTCGAAAGAATTCAGCAGAACTACGAAGACAAAAAGCCTAACATTTCTAAAATGTTGATGGAAGGCGCGACGCCAGAACAATTGGTGGCTCCATTCATGGATGGAATTCCTTTTGAAGAATTGGAGCATGACAAGTCTTTGGAATATTTCTGCCCCTGCACAAAAGATCGCGTCGTGCGCGCTCTTGAAACTTTGGGTGAAGAAGAGCTTCAAGACATGATCAACAAAAATGAAGAAGCCGATGTCACATGTCAGATCTGTGGCAAGCCGTACAAGGTCTCTGTTCCTGAAATTCAAGATATCAAAAATAGAATTCACAAAGAGTCCATGCACTAA
- a CDS encoding phosphoglycerate mutase family protein, which yields MKIYLFRHAQKAMDFSGDPDLTAEGHAQASKLLDKVLKKELPTPTELWVSPKKRTHSTFRPLAQHFDLPLQNTDELLEQQGDENLSEFRSRIEKLFERLAENKKAVVFLCSHYDLVVEALGVVPSDKDFSDSEYSHWSPCQYVGFEVRNDGVFEFIEFKKVHL from the coding sequence ATGAAGATCTACCTCTTTAGACATGCACAAAAAGCTATGGATTTTTCAGGCGATCCGGATTTGACAGCAGAGGGTCATGCCCAGGCGTCAAAACTTCTCGACAAGGTGCTCAAAAAAGAATTGCCGACGCCAACGGAACTTTGGGTGTCCCCTAAAAAGCGCACCCATAGCACCTTCCGCCCTTTGGCTCAGCACTTTGATCTTCCCTTACAAAATACAGATGAGCTTTTAGAACAGCAAGGCGATGAAAACCTGTCAGAGTTTCGCTCACGTATTGAAAAACTTTTTGAGCGTTTAGCGGAAAATAAAAAAGCCGTGGTTTTTCTATGTTCTCACTACGATTTAGTGGTGGAAGCCTTGGGAGTTGTTCCCAGTGACAAGGACTTCTCGGACTCCGAATATTCGCACTGGAGCCCGTGTCAATATGTCGGCTTTGAAGTGAGAAATGACGGCGTCTTTGAATTTATCGAATTTAAAAAGGTGCATTTATGA
- a CDS encoding fumarylacetoacetate hydrolase family protein: protein MIQNIWAVGRNYAEHAKELGNEVPTEPLLFLKAGSCATLASKDLHLPSWKNELHYETELALQFDDNLQIDAACIALDLTDREKQNQLKAKGQPWTLAKSFKGACPLSEFFPVSDLEELRNLDIILKVNGELRQQGNTSQMIFGFEQLLQFVRTHFPVMPGDLLLTGTPPGVGAFKKGDLLEAEIPGKIKHSWKVV, encoded by the coding sequence ATGATTCAAAATATTTGGGCTGTCGGTCGTAATTATGCTGAACACGCAAAAGAATTGGGGAACGAAGTTCCGACGGAGCCTTTGCTATTTCTGAAAGCTGGCAGCTGCGCCACCTTGGCTTCGAAAGACCTTCATCTGCCTTCTTGGAAAAATGAATTGCACTACGAAACAGAACTCGCTTTGCAGTTTGATGACAACTTGCAAATCGATGCGGCTTGTATCGCTTTAGATCTTACGGATCGTGAAAAACAAAATCAGTTGAAAGCAAAAGGTCAGCCTTGGACTCTGGCAAAAAGTTTTAAAGGAGCCTGCCCGCTTTCTGAGTTTTTTCCTGTTTCAGATCTCGAAGAACTGAGAAATCTGGATATTATTCTGAAAGTAAATGGCGAACTTCGCCAACAAGGCAACACCTCCCAAATGATTTTTGGCTTCGAACAACTGCTGCAGTTCGTGCGGACCCATTTCCCCGTCATGCCCGGGGATTTACTTCTTACAGGGACGCCTCCAGGGGTGGGTGCCTTTAAAAAAGGCGATCTGCTGGAAGCCGAGATTCCAGGAAAGATAAAACACAGCTGGAAAGTCGTTTAA
- the pruA gene encoding L-glutamate gamma-semialdehyde dehydrogenase: MNDIQSQIVARGEEIMKRMEGQSKASIFSKDFWYGSIMEWSMKNEKFKTNMFRFVDVLPSINSGDEVARHLKEYFAEDGGKLPPVFNVGLGLGSLAPGLMAGAIKKNVVGMAQMFITGENPDEALPVLKKARKNKMTFTVDILGEAILSEKEAQEYTNKYVELVNWLAKDAEKWDEVPQIDRDHEGSMPKVNVSVKMTALYSQIKDTAWDETKQILKDRMRPVFRLGMQKGVFINLDMEQYSVKHLTLEVFTELINEPEFKNYKYFGIVIQAYLRDSFEDCKMLTDFAKTRGTPFWVRLVKGAYWDYETIEAEQRGWPVPVYTNKAESDANYEVCAKYFLENIKYIRPAFASHNVRTIAACMIYAEKLNIPKEALEFQMLYGMAEPIKKTIVDMGYRMREYAPVGELIPGMAYLVRRLLENSSNESWLRGKFADNKTTAELLKDPAQGLTPTSPIIPKKPGKFYNEPLLDFAVKADREKMLKALAEMKASLPVNVPVVINNKEVRTDKNFDRVNPSESSQVIGKINMASIEHAEQAMQAAQAAYKTWKNVPCEQRAALVDKLADLMVRDKFKLIATQVMEVGKPWAEADGDVAEAIDFCRYYARDMRHLQKPLRVGGLPGELSHYIYKSRGVTAVIAPWNFPLAILAGMVTAAAVTGNTVVMKPAEQSSVVAYGLMKLVQEAGFPAGVINFLPGFGEEVGEHIVNHKFTTTIAFTGSKAVGLHILNRASHVQPGQTHVKRCIIEMGGKNAVIIDNDADLDEAVDGVLYSAFGFSGQKCSAASRVIVLDEVYDRFTDRLVEAAKSISVLAAENPKAYMGPVVDQEAHERIMNTIAENEKTQKLLFKGQAPTNGFFVPPTIFGDVAGDSKLAQNEIFGPVVAVIRAKNLDQALEIANSTEYALTGGVFSRSPANIARVKEEFEVGNLYINRGITGAMVDRHPFGGFKMSGIGSKTGGPDYLKQYMEPAAVTENTLRRGFAPAEE; encoded by the coding sequence ATGAACGACATCCAATCGCAAATCGTCGCGCGTGGCGAAGAGATTATGAAGCGCATGGAAGGCCAATCCAAGGCTTCCATTTTCTCAAAAGATTTCTGGTACGGCTCCATCATGGAATGGAGTATGAAAAATGAAAAATTCAAAACGAATATGTTCCGCTTTGTGGACGTGCTTCCTTCAATCAACTCAGGTGATGAAGTTGCTCGTCACTTGAAAGAATATTTCGCTGAAGATGGTGGAAAGCTACCTCCTGTTTTCAACGTTGGTTTGGGATTGGGTTCTTTGGCTCCAGGCCTGATGGCCGGTGCGATTAAGAAAAACGTTGTTGGTATGGCGCAAATGTTTATCACGGGTGAAAATCCAGATGAAGCTTTGCCAGTACTAAAAAAAGCGCGCAAAAACAAAATGACTTTCACCGTCGACATCTTGGGTGAAGCCATTCTTTCTGAAAAAGAAGCGCAAGAATACACGAACAAATACGTAGAGCTTGTGAACTGGCTCGCAAAAGACGCCGAGAAGTGGGACGAAGTTCCGCAGATTGATCGCGATCATGAAGGTTCGATGCCGAAAGTAAACGTGTCTGTGAAAATGACGGCACTTTACTCGCAAATCAAAGACACAGCTTGGGATGAAACTAAGCAAATCTTGAAAGACCGCATGCGCCCTGTGTTCCGTTTGGGAATGCAAAAAGGCGTGTTCATCAATCTGGACATGGAACAATACTCTGTGAAGCACCTGACTTTGGAAGTCTTCACCGAGCTTATTAACGAGCCTGAATTTAAAAATTACAAATACTTCGGTATCGTGATTCAAGCTTACCTTCGTGACTCATTCGAAGACTGCAAAATGTTGACAGACTTCGCAAAAACTCGCGGCACGCCATTCTGGGTTCGTCTGGTGAAAGGTGCTTACTGGGATTACGAAACTATTGAAGCTGAACAACGTGGCTGGCCCGTTCCTGTTTACACGAACAAAGCAGAGTCTGACGCCAACTACGAAGTGTGCGCGAAATACTTCCTTGAAAACATCAAATACATCCGCCCGGCTTTTGCGTCTCACAACGTAAGAACTATTGCAGCTTGTATGATCTACGCTGAGAAATTGAATATTCCGAAAGAAGCTTTGGAATTCCAAATGCTTTACGGAATGGCTGAACCGATCAAAAAAACCATCGTCGACATGGGTTACCGCATGCGTGAGTATGCTCCGGTGGGTGAATTGATTCCAGGCATGGCGTACCTTGTTCGCCGTTTGCTTGAGAACTCTTCCAACGAATCTTGGTTGCGCGGAAAATTCGCCGATAACAAAACAACAGCAGAGCTTTTGAAAGACCCTGCTCAAGGTTTGACTCCGACTTCGCCAATCATTCCTAAGAAACCAGGTAAGTTCTATAACGAACCTCTTCTTGATTTCGCTGTTAAGGCGGATCGCGAAAAGATGCTAAAAGCCTTGGCAGAGATGAAAGCATCTTTGCCAGTGAATGTTCCTGTTGTGATCAACAACAAAGAAGTTCGCACAGATAAAAACTTCGATCGCGTCAATCCTTCTGAATCTTCTCAAGTGATCGGTAAGATCAATATGGCTTCTATTGAGCACGCTGAACAAGCGATGCAAGCAGCGCAAGCGGCTTACAAAACTTGGAAGAATGTTCCTTGCGAACAGCGCGCGGCTTTGGTTGATAAACTTGCAGACCTGATGGTTCGCGATAAATTCAAATTGATCGCAACACAGGTTATGGAAGTCGGTAAACCATGGGCCGAAGCCGATGGTGACGTCGCAGAAGCCATCGACTTCTGTCGTTACTACGCTCGCGATATGCGCCACTTGCAAAAACCATTGCGCGTGGGTGGATTGCCAGGAGAACTTTCTCACTACATCTATAAATCTCGTGGTGTGACGGCGGTCATTGCTCCTTGGAACTTCCCGTTGGCGATCTTAGCCGGCATGGTGACAGCAGCGGCGGTGACTGGAAATACCGTGGTGATGAAACCAGCCGAGCAATCTTCGGTTGTCGCTTATGGCTTGATGAAGCTTGTTCAAGAAGCGGGCTTCCCGGCGGGCGTTATCAACTTCCTTCCTGGTTTCGGTGAAGAAGTGGGCGAACACATTGTGAACCATAAATTCACGACGACTATCGCGTTCACGGGCTCTAAAGCTGTCGGTCTTCATATTTTAAACAGAGCTTCTCATGTTCAACCCGGCCAAACTCACGTGAAGAGATGCATTATCGAAATGGGCGGTAAAAACGCCGTGATCATCGATAACGACGCGGATCTTGATGAAGCGGTGGACGGCGTCTTGTACTCGGCGTTCGGCTTTAGCGGTCAGAAGTGTTCAGCAGCAAGCCGTGTGATCGTTCTTGATGAAGTTTACGATCGTTTCACAGATCGTTTGGTCGAAGCGGCGAAGTCGATCTCTGTCCTTGCAGCAGAAAATCCAAAAGCCTATATGGGCCCGGTGGTGGATCAAGAAGCGCATGAGCGCATCATGAACACAATTGCCGAAAACGAAAAAACGCAGAAACTCTTGTTCAAAGGCCAAGCGCCGACGAACGGTTTCTTTGTTCCACCAACAATCTTCGGTGACGTCGCTGGTGATTCAAAATTAGCGCAAAATGAAATCTTCGGCCCGGTGGTGGCGGTGATCCGTGCGAAAAACTTGGATCAAGCTTTGGAAATCGCCAATAGCACAGAGTACGCTTTGACTGGTGGTGTTTTCTCTAGAAGCCCAGCTAACATCGCACGCGTGAAAGAAGAATTCGAAGTGGGTAACTTGTACATCAACCGTGGCATCACCGGTGCGATGGTAGATCGTCATCCTTTCGGTGGTTTCAAAATGTCGGGTATCGGTTCAAAAACCGGTGGCCCTGATTACTTGAAACAATACATGGAGCCAGCGGCCGTGACAGAGAACACTCTTCGTCGTGGTTTTGCTCCAGCGGAAGAATAG
- a CDS encoding isochorismatase family protein produces MNQGTALMIVDAQVNMFDPKRPVFEAEHLLERLKKLLSLARASGTQVVFVQNSGTAGEPDEPRTPGWLIHPELEIIVGDLIIQKTECNVYAENDLEKRLKQMGIKKLIIAGLQSEYCVVTNCEKSLEAGFEVILVSDAHSTYDSTTQKAPEIIASINAKLRDKVDLWRVDDVAI; encoded by the coding sequence ATGAATCAAGGCACAGCTTTAATGATAGTCGATGCTCAGGTGAATATGTTTGATCCGAAAAGACCCGTTTTTGAAGCCGAACATCTGTTGGAGCGCCTTAAAAAGTTGCTTTCATTAGCTCGTGCTTCCGGAACCCAAGTCGTTTTTGTTCAAAATAGTGGCACCGCTGGAGAACCAGATGAACCACGCACGCCAGGCTGGTTGATTCATCCCGAGTTAGAAATCATCGTCGGTGACCTTATCATTCAAAAAACCGAGTGCAACGTTTACGCTGAAAACGATTTAGAAAAACGCCTAAAACAGATGGGAATTAAAAAGCTCATCATCGCAGGTTTGCAGTCCGAATACTGCGTAGTTACGAATTGTGAAAAGTCGCTCGAGGCAGGGTTTGAAGTGATTCTGGTTTCAGATGCCCACAGCACTTATGATTCGACCACTCAAAAAGCCCCGGAAATCATCGCCAGTATCAACGCGAAACTTCGCGATAAAGTCGATCTGTGGCGGGTGGATGACGTCGCTATCTAA
- a CDS encoding endonuclease I family protein — protein sequence MKLLKLIKSVIVLTLLSVSVANASQTTVIPYYGEEFYRDLKAGISNKDLQTRLKAVLRSYHIQRAGALDMIVKSCQVGQGKCYAHSAIGYGAARVFLLGNYYLVKDGNNGYAVHDVYCDKDKRRADFRGTPPAPGRIPDNGVINVEHTWPQSHFTRRFPDEVQKSDLHHLFPTDSQLNSIRGNNPFGEVTQDLLDLKCPASRYGLGTAGSDEVFEPPTAHKGNVARALFYFSIRYDLPIDQREEVVLRKWHNEDPVDEEEMRRNNEIFKAQANRNPFIDFPELADRIADF from the coding sequence ATGAAGCTATTAAAGCTCATTAAGTCAGTGATTGTTCTTACATTATTATCCGTCAGTGTTGCGAATGCGTCGCAAACAACAGTGATCCCGTACTACGGTGAAGAATTTTACCGTGATCTAAAAGCGGGTATCTCGAATAAAGATCTTCAAACAAGATTAAAAGCCGTTCTAAGAAGCTACCACATTCAACGTGCTGGTGCCTTAGACATGATCGTGAAGAGCTGCCAAGTTGGCCAAGGCAAATGCTACGCTCACAGCGCGATCGGTTACGGTGCTGCGAGAGTTTTCTTATTGGGAAACTACTACCTAGTGAAAGACGGCAATAACGGATACGCAGTTCACGATGTTTATTGTGATAAAGATAAAAGACGTGCTGATTTCCGTGGCACTCCTCCAGCTCCCGGTCGCATCCCTGATAATGGCGTGATCAATGTTGAGCATACTTGGCCCCAAAGCCATTTCACGCGCAGATTCCCAGATGAAGTGCAAAAGTCAGATCTTCATCATCTTTTCCCGACAGATTCACAGTTGAATTCCATCCGCGGTAACAATCCATTTGGTGAAGTGACTCAAGATTTGTTGGACTTAAAGTGCCCCGCATCTCGTTACGGTTTGGGAACGGCGGGTTCAGACGAAGTTTTTGAACCGCCAACGGCACACAAGGGGAACGTAGCGCGTGCTTTATTCTACTTCTCGATCCGTTACGATCTTCCAATTGATCAGCGCGAAGAAGTTGTTCTTCGTAAATGGCATAATGAAGACCCGGTTGATGAAGAAGAGATGAGAAGAAACAACGAAATCTTCAAAGCTCAAGCAAACAGAAATCCGTTCATCGATTTCCCAGAGTTGGCTGACAGAATCGCTGACTTCTAA